ATAGAATGACTCATTCAGCTTCCCTATGAATTGCAGGATCAGTGCTTTACTCACAGCTCTGTAATCCACAAACATTTCCTTGAAAGCCAGGAAGTCAGTGAAGGTTAACAACATGTCAAAGATGTCCCCTGAAATTTCATCCTTGTGTTGCCTGGAACAGAAAGTGCAGTCCTCAGTCCCCTGCAGAAGTGCACGAGCCATGCCATTGAAACTGGGCACAacatttttcacacacactggtTATTTGTAACATTCTTATGGCAAAGGCTATTCTGATAACCGGACACAACAGCTGTAAAACACTATCACAGGCAAgatcttaaaaacaacaaaagactgCTGATCTTGCCTGAATGATCACAGGGGAGCAGTGCCACCCACTGGTGAAATGGGACATCACTGCTAAGGTGTGCAGCCTGGAAAACACCTCCTGCACCTTCGCTCCCTCACAACTGTATGATTACACTGTTCTGAATATACAGGAGGTTAAAACTAATGATTtccttaaataatatatataaaaaaaaaaaaaacatttaaaaagctgtAGCATAAGGGAGGCAATTTTGTCACAGAAACATGGCTGCCTTGGCCGTAACCCTGCACCCCTGCAGCCGCTCACTTCAGTGATGCTGTGAAGGAGGTCATACTGAAGCCCGGCACCCTCTTCACCAGCTGCTGTTCAATGAACTTCTCCAGCAGGTCAATCTGCAGAGACAGGGAAGCACAGCACCAGTCAGTGAAACAGCCCGGGCAGGGATGCGGATGGCATGAACCATGGACAAAggtaaaacacaaatgtatatgtGGAATAGCAcctgaaagttaaaaaaaaggaTGTGCTAAGCTAtaagacaaaaacaataaaaaaaaacagaaaaactcaAGACAAAGACTACACAAGCTCTCCCTCTAGACTGCTGCGCAGTAGTTTCGATAACAGAAGAGCACTGCAGCGAGATCCTCACGTATTCATTGAAGATGGGCGTGTAGCTGAGCTTGTTCTCCTCCGAGTCCTCAAACTCCAGGTAGTACTTCTCCATGAAGCTCCGCTGCAGCTGCTGGAACTCTGCGTCTGCAAAAACCAACCACAACCCCCGAGACTTCAGCACTGCAGCCTGGCCACCTAGCACAGCGGTCTGTCCCTGTcattgtctctgtctctctctgctgggGGTCAAAATAAACTCAGTCTCCATTAGCCACTCTAACAACTGgtatcacagaccttgattagcactagtctccCATGACTAAAATAAGTGGACAGTCCGACactagtgctaatctgggtctgcCCAACCAGCCCTAAGAGAATCAGACTGGTTATGGTCAAGACAGGAATCCCCCAGTTGACAGCAACACCTCCAAATATGCAAGTTCATTAAATAACATACACATCCTACCAGACAGGCAGTCTAACATCGTATTGTCTTCCACATGGGTCTGTCGGCTCTTTGAGAGTGATTATTTGGGTTTATAAAAGGAGGAAAGCATTTATGTTCCCCTGTCGGTCCAGTGTTTCCGCTGAAAGAGAGACCGTCTGGGAGGTAATCATCGTTGCACTCACCCATAATTATGTCCTCAATGTTCCCGACCACCGCATCAAACTCCGCGTCCGCCTCGGAGGAACTGGGACAACAGGGACACAAACACCCGGCTCACGTCACTGCGCACCACGGCGTCACAAACCAAACCACCCTCCTTGCAcggacagaaataaatcaaacacaCAGATGCGAAG
This DNA window, taken from Amia ocellicauda isolate fAmiCal2 chromosome 9, fAmiCal2.hap1, whole genome shotgun sequence, encodes the following:
- the arl2bp gene encoding ADP-ribosylation factor-like protein 2-binding protein isoform X1 encodes the protein MAARDRSTCKTRFVLFGGDDAVEMEDLEEDDFAVSNSSEADAEFDAVVGNIEDIIMDAEFQQLQRSFMEKYYLEFEDSEENKLSYTPIFNEYIDLLEKFIEQQLVKRVPGFSMTSFTASLKQHKDEISGDIFDMLLTFTDFLAFKEMFVDYRAEKEGRGLDLSSGLVVKSLTASSSTSLTANCPSPLQ
- the arl2bp gene encoding ADP-ribosylation factor-like protein 2-binding protein isoform X2, coding for MAARDRILFGGDDAVEMEDLEEDDFAVSNSSEADAEFDAVVGNIEDIIMDAEFQQLQRSFMEKYYLEFEDSEENKLSYTPIFNEYIDLLEKFIEQQLVKRVPGFSMTSFTASLKQHKDEISGDIFDMLLTFTDFLAFKEMFVDYRAEKEGRGLDLSSGLVVKSLTASSSTSLTANCPSPLQ
- the arl2bp gene encoding ADP-ribosylation factor-like protein 2-binding protein isoform X3; this translates as MEDLEEDDFAVSNSSEADAEFDAVVGNIEDIIMDAEFQQLQRSFMEKYYLEFEDSEENKLSYTPIFNEYIDLLEKFIEQQLVKRVPGFSMTSFTASLKQHKDEISGDIFDMLLTFTDFLAFKEMFVDYRAEKEGRGLDLSSGLVVKSLTASSSTSLTANCPSPLQ